In the genome of Cryptosporangium aurantiacum, the window CGACGCTCCGGCGGACAAGCTCACCGGCTTGTCGCTCGGCGGCGACGACTACGTCACGAAACCGTTCCAGCTGGACGAGCTGATCGCCCGGATCAAGGTGATCATCCGCCGCGCCCAGGGCCGGGTCGCGGACAGCACGCTGGTCGTCGGTGACCTGCACCTCGACGTCGACGCCCACCTCGTGACCAGGGGCGGCGAGCCGATCGAGCTCTCACCGACCGAGTTCCGGCTGCTCCACTACCTGATGACCCACGCCGACCGCACGCTCGACAAGACCCGCATCCTCACCGACGTCTGGCAGTACGACTTCGGCGGCGACGCGGGCATCGTCGAGTCCTACGTCAGCTACCTGCGCCGCAAGGTCGACCGCACCGAACCCAAGCTCATCCACACGGTCCGGGGCGTCGGCTACGTCCTGCGCAGGCCGCGGCCGTGAGGCTGAGCCGCCGGTGGCGGGAGCTGTCCCTGCGGGCCCGGCTGCTGTCGCTGATCGTCGTGTTGTTCGCCGCCGGGCTCCTGCTGACGAACGAGGCCGTGGTGGCCGCGCTGCGGCCGCCGCTGGTGGGCCGGGTAGACGCGCA includes:
- a CDS encoding response regulator transcription factor, coding for MDVDVAETSSLLVVEDEPTLRELLAASLRFAGFEVRAAATGAEALELGLREQPHLIVLDVMLPDIDGYEVLRRLRARSSDAIPVLFLTARDAPADKLTGLSLGGDDYVTKPFQLDELIARIKVIIRRAQGRVADSTLVVGDLHLDVDAHLVTRGGEPIELSPTEFRLLHYLMTHADRTLDKTRILTDVWQYDFGGDAGIVESYVSYLRRKVDRTEPKLIHTVRGVGYVLRRPRP